One Streptomyces sp. B21-105 genomic region harbors:
- a CDS encoding potassium channel family protein yields MRVIIVGCGRVGASLADRLTAEGHEVHVIDRSPLARRRLSAGFSGQFHEGNGFSRSLLESAGIEHADAFVAVTSGDSSNVVSARTAKEVYRVPIVLARIFDPRRADIYRDLGIPTIAGVSWAVHQIHQRLLHRHLSPEISFGNGETLLIRSELPAYFAGRRLAELDVDGEIRVVEATRAGRSFVPAHSTLAVGGDLVTFTVAATALGRLRGFLDKELGT; encoded by the coding sequence ATGAGGGTGATCATCGTGGGCTGTGGGCGGGTGGGCGCGTCGCTTGCCGACCGGCTCACCGCCGAGGGCCATGAGGTGCACGTCATCGACCGCAGTCCCCTGGCCCGCAGGCGGCTGTCCGCCGGCTTCAGCGGCCAGTTCCACGAGGGCAACGGGTTCAGCCGCTCTCTGCTGGAGTCTGCGGGGATCGAGCATGCGGACGCGTTCGTCGCCGTCACCTCCGGTGACAGCAGCAACGTCGTCAGCGCCCGGACGGCGAAGGAGGTCTACCGGGTGCCGATCGTCCTCGCCCGCATCTTCGACCCCCGCCGCGCCGACATCTACCGCGATCTCGGCATCCCCACCATCGCCGGCGTGAGCTGGGCCGTACATCAGATCCACCAGAGGCTCCTGCACCGTCACCTCTCGCCCGAGATCAGCTTCGGCAATGGCGAGACCCTGCTGATCCGCTCCGAACTGCCCGCCTACTTCGCCGGGCGGCGGCTGGCCGAACTGGATGTGGACGGCGAGATCCGCGTCGTGGAGGCCACGCGCGCGGGCCGCTCGTTCGTTCCCGCGCACAGCACGCTGGCGGTCGGTGGCGACTTGGTCACGTTCACTGTTGCCGCCACCGCTCTCGGCCGCCTGCGGGGCTTTCTGGACAAGGAGCTCGGGACATGA
- a CDS encoding potassium channel family protein, which produces MKVLVAGAGRLGAQIAQVLAAAHNDVTLVDLNEDRIAELEGHLPVRLVAGDACEARLLEHAGAHTTDLVIAATGDDEDNLVISLLAKRRFAVARVAARVNDEENTWLFDHRWGVDVAVPATGPLISLIEEATGATDTVALLRLSKAGVNVIETAITSQSHVAGRPLADVQLPAGTIIATVIRAGQPTVPTDQTQLMPGDEILLVSHTATEEEIHAAFQ; this is translated from the coding sequence ATGAAGGTACTGGTGGCCGGCGCGGGCCGCCTCGGCGCCCAGATCGCCCAGGTCCTCGCAGCAGCCCATAACGACGTCACCCTCGTCGACCTGAACGAGGACCGCATCGCCGAACTCGAAGGTCACCTCCCCGTACGGCTTGTCGCGGGAGACGCCTGCGAGGCGCGCCTCCTCGAGCACGCGGGGGCACACACCACCGACCTCGTCATCGCAGCCACCGGAGACGACGAGGACAACCTCGTCATCAGCCTGCTCGCAAAACGCCGATTCGCCGTCGCCCGCGTAGCAGCCCGCGTCAACGACGAGGAGAACACCTGGCTGTTCGATCACCGCTGGGGCGTCGACGTAGCCGTTCCGGCTACAGGCCCCCTGATCTCCCTCATCGAAGAAGCAACCGGAGCCACCGACACCGTGGCGCTCCTCCGGCTGAGCAAGGCAGGCGTGAATGTGATCGAAACCGCCATCACTTCGCAGTCCCACGTCGCCGGCCGCCCCCTCGCCGACGTCCAGCTCCCCGCGGGCACCATCATCGCCACCGTCATCCGGGCCGGTCAGCCCACTGTCCCCACGGACCAGACACAACTGATGCCCGGCGACGAAATCCTCCTGGTCTCCCACACAGCTACCGAGGAGGAAATCCACGCCGCGTTCCAGTAA
- a CDS encoding cupin domain-containing protein, translating into MQRTSLEALARQQLELAAAAGGGHTADTVYGGHEKVLRQTVIGMTEGASLAEHENPGEATVQVLHGRVRLSAGELSWEGRTGDLLIVPDSRHSLEALEDSAVLLTVAKLP; encoded by the coding sequence ATGCAGAGAACCTCCCTGGAAGCGCTGGCCCGGCAACAGCTGGAGCTGGCAGCCGCCGCGGGTGGTGGTCACACCGCGGACACCGTCTATGGCGGCCACGAGAAGGTCCTGCGTCAGACGGTCATCGGCATGACCGAAGGCGCCAGTCTCGCCGAGCACGAGAATCCGGGCGAGGCGACGGTGCAGGTCCTGCACGGGCGCGTGCGACTGTCGGCAGGTGAGCTGTCATGGGAGGGCCGCACGGGAGACCTGCTCATCGTCCCTGACTCCCGGCACAGCCTCGAGGCGCTCGAGGACTCCGCCGTCCTGCTGACGGTAGCCAAGCTGCCCTGA
- a CDS encoding molybdopterin-dependent oxidoreductase: MPDDEHVTGDGALPHASGASSQTPGGFRANLTRGDAVVDVATWAGSIPAAGGVAPRVRLGSRWFNLLWLLPIGFVGLLGCVAAAKGLRGMPSVQRFIAEYPGTDPRADRDGAYLGVPSWARWSHFFNLFFMLFTLRSGLQILADHPRLYWTRHSTPGREWFRMQKPVSADPLWTAKQDSIGLPRGVGLPGIRHSIGLARWWHLGVNTLWLLNGLVFYVLLFATPQWKRLVPTSWSVFPNAASVAIQYLSLNWPRENGWVAYNGLQLLAYFVTVFVAAPLALITGLGMSPALSTRFKRLSRVLSIQTARSVHFLVFTWFVLFIVVHVSLVFTTGLLVNLNHIDSGRNDSSWLGLWIFLGWMAVVVAAWVAATPLTLRHPRVVQRLGYALIGPAQRLFEHVDVSPGEYTEKDISPYFWHNGRYPDSAEYKALQEGGFADYRLRIGGLVAHPAELSLDDLRKQPTHEQITQHFCIQGWSGVAKWGGVSMATILDLVTPDPHAKWVVFYSLGEGSDGGTYYDAHPIEHMRSKLAMLAYDMNDEPLSFGHGAPLRLRNELELGFKQVKWIKEIEFVADFSDIGSGFGGYNQDHEFFGYRQSL, from the coding sequence ATGCCCGATGACGAGCACGTGACGGGTGACGGTGCGCTGCCGCACGCGTCGGGTGCCTCCTCCCAGACCCCTGGAGGTTTCCGCGCGAACCTGACACGAGGTGACGCCGTCGTCGACGTGGCGACCTGGGCGGGCTCTATTCCGGCGGCCGGCGGGGTCGCTCCGCGGGTGCGCCTGGGCAGCAGGTGGTTCAACCTGCTGTGGCTGCTGCCGATCGGCTTCGTGGGGTTGCTGGGGTGCGTCGCCGCGGCGAAGGGACTGCGGGGCATGCCGTCGGTGCAGCGGTTCATCGCCGAGTATCCCGGCACCGATCCGCGCGCGGATCGGGACGGCGCCTACCTGGGCGTTCCGTCATGGGCACGGTGGTCGCACTTTTTCAACCTGTTCTTCATGTTGTTCACCCTGCGGTCGGGCCTGCAGATCCTGGCCGATCATCCGCGCCTGTACTGGACCCGGCACAGCACCCCGGGACGGGAATGGTTCCGGATGCAAAAGCCCGTCTCCGCTGACCCGCTGTGGACCGCGAAGCAGGACTCGATCGGCCTGCCCCGCGGGGTCGGCCTCCCCGGGATCCGGCACTCGATCGGTCTAGCCCGATGGTGGCACCTGGGGGTGAACACGCTGTGGCTGCTCAACGGCCTCGTCTTCTACGTGCTGCTGTTCGCCACCCCGCAGTGGAAACGCCTGGTCCCCACCAGCTGGAGCGTCTTCCCCAACGCCGCTTCCGTGGCCATCCAGTACTTGTCGCTCAACTGGCCGCGGGAGAACGGCTGGGTGGCGTACAACGGGCTCCAACTGCTCGCCTACTTCGTCACGGTCTTCGTCGCGGCACCCCTGGCGTTGATCACCGGGCTGGGCATGTCACCGGCGCTGTCGACCCGCTTCAAGCGGCTCAGCCGGGTGCTGAGCATCCAGACGGCCCGGTCTGTGCACTTCCTGGTCTTCACCTGGTTCGTGCTGTTCATCGTGGTCCACGTGAGCCTGGTCTTCACGACTGGGCTCCTGGTCAACCTCAACCACATCGACAGCGGCCGCAACGACAGCAGCTGGCTCGGCTTGTGGATCTTCCTCGGCTGGATGGCGGTGGTCGTCGCCGCCTGGGTCGCGGCCACACCGCTGACCCTGCGCCATCCCCGGGTCGTGCAGCGCCTCGGATACGCCCTTATCGGCCCCGCTCAGCGCCTGTTCGAACACGTCGACGTCTCCCCCGGCGAGTACACCGAGAAAGACATCTCCCCCTACTTCTGGCACAACGGCCGCTATCCCGACTCTGCCGAGTACAAGGCCCTGCAGGAAGGCGGTTTCGCCGACTACCGGCTGCGCATCGGCGGCCTGGTCGCCCACCCGGCCGAGCTGTCCCTCGACGACCTGAGGAAACAGCCCACGCACGAGCAGATCACCCAGCACTTCTGCATCCAGGGCTGGTCCGGTGTCGCCAAATGGGGCGGCGTGTCCATGGCCACGATCCTCGACCTGGTCACGCCCGACCCGCACGCCAAGTGGGTGGTGTTCTACTCCCTGGGAGAAGGCTCCGACGGCGGCACCTACTACGACGCCCACCCCATCGAACACATGCGCAGCAAGCTCGCCATGCTCGCCTACGACATGAACGACGAGCCGCTGTCATTCGGCCACGGCGCGCCGCTACGGCTGCGCAACGAGCTCGAACTCGGCTTCAAACAGGTCAAATGGATCAAGGAGATCGAGTTCGTCGCCGACTTCTCCGACATCGGCAGCGGCTTTGGCGGATACAACCAGGACCACGAATTCTTCGGCTACCGGCAGTCCCTGTAA